A window of Carassius carassius chromosome 44, fCarCar2.1, whole genome shotgun sequence contains these coding sequences:
- the LOC132126430 gene encoding extracellular sulfatase Sulf-2-like, whose product MAVGWRPATLLLVFILTFLCPLDGTMYLSGQRLRSRLQRDRRNVRPNIILILTDDQDIELGSMQAMNKTKRIMMQGGTHFSNAFATTPMCCPSRSSILTGKYVHNHHTYTNNENCSSPSWQAHHEPHTFAVHLNNSGYRTAFFGKYLNEYNGSYVPPGWREWVALVKNSRFYNYTLCRNGIREKHGTEYPKDYLTDVITNDSINYFRMSKRMYPNRPVMMVLSHAAPHGPEDAAPQYSSAFSNASQHITPSYNHAPNPDKHWILRYTGPMKPVHMQFTNMLQRRRLQTLLSVDDSVEKVYNMLVETGELDNTYIIYMSDHGYHIGQFGLVKGKSMPYEFDIRIPFYLRGPNVDAGAINPHMVLNIDLAPTLLDMAGVDIPLDMDGKSILKLLEKERPVNSFTRFHSFKKAKVWRDSFLVERGKPLHKLADGKEVEQNSLPKYQRVRDLCQRAEYQTPCEQPGQKWQCIEDPTGIPRLYKCKGMAGLYAPHALGLMAANRGQVNGAPSTSYHCDCEPTVPVKRKKALNKKKLKTKKSLPRNRWARSVSYHLDSNVYTLDLEKGYQPLNLNTSLMLGRKQAVYGENVEYSGMGPTDNNFNSITPPAALKVTYRCSILMNDTVRCDGGLYKSLQAWKDHKLHIEHEIETLQTKIKNLREVKGHLKQVRPKECECNQNMYQHNNRALFKLKSGRMHSVNKMTSKDKKQWLMKEQKRRKKLRKLLKRLRNNDTCSMPGLTCFTHDNQHWQTAPFWTMGPFCACTSANNNTYWCLRTINETHNFLFCEFATGFLEYFDLNKDPYQLINAVSMLDRDAVNHMHQQLMKLRSCKGHKECDQEMGGKERNSLYDYRPLHRRKRPKVKKPSSKSMGQIWEGWVG is encoded by the exons ATGGCAGTTGGGTGGAGACCGGCCACCCTTCTCCTTGTCTTCATCCTGACATTCCTCTGCCCCTTGGATGGAACCATGTACCTCTCTGGCCAGAGACTGCGGTCTCGTCTTCAGAGGGATCGCCGAAACGTTCGTCCAAACATCATTCTCATTCTTACTGATGACCAGGACATTGAACTAG GCTCAATGCAGGCCATGAACAAAACAAAGCGCATAATGATGCAGGGAGGCACTCACTTCTCAAATGCATTTGCCACCACTCCGATGTGCTGCCCTTCTCGATCTTCCATCCTGACTGGGAAATATGTGCACAACCACCATACCTACACCAACAATGAGAACTGCTCATCACCGTCCTGGCAGGCCCACCATGAACCTCACACGTTTGCTGTTCACCTCAACAATTCAGGCTACAGGACGG CCTTCTTTGGCAAGTACCTGAATGAGTACAATGGCTCTTACGTGCCTCCTGGTTGGAGAGAATGGGTAGCACTGGTGAAGAACTCTCGCTTCTACAACTACACACTGTGCCGGAACGGTATCCGAGAAAAGCATGGCACAGAGTATCCAAAG GATTATCTCACTGATGTCATCACAAACGACAGCATCAACTACTTTCGTATGTCTAAGAGAATGTACCCAAACAGGCCTGTGATGATGGTCCTGAGTCACGCTGCGCCTCATGGACCGGAGGATGCAGCACCTCAGTACAGCAGTGCCTTCTCCAATGCATCTCAACACAT AACCCCAAGCTACAACCATGCCCCAAACCCTGACAAGCACTGGATCCTGCGGTACACAGGACCCATGAAGCCTGTGCACATGCAGTTCACCAATATGTTGCAGAGAAGGAGGTTGCAGACCCTGCTTTCAGTGGATGACAGCGTTGAGAAG GTTTACAATATGTTGGTGGAAACTGGGGAGCTGGATAACACCTACATCATTTACATGTCTGATCATGGCTATCACATTGGCCAGTTTGGATTGGTCAAGGGCAAATCAATGCCATATGAATTTGACATTCGTATACCCTTCTACCTGAGAGGTCCTAATGTGGATGCAGGTGCCAT CAATCCTCACATGGTTCTGAACATTGACCTTGCCCCTACCTTACTGGACATGGCCGGAGTGGATATTCCCTTGGACATGGATGGCAAGTCCATCCTCAAGCTGTTAGAAAAAGAAAGACCAGTCAACAG TTTTACCAGGTTTCATTCCTTCAAGAAGGCCAAAGTGTGGCGGGATTCATTCCTGGTGGAGAGGGG CAAGCCTCTGCATAAGCTAGCAGATGGCAAAGAGGTGGAACAGAATTCGCTGCCAAAGTATCAGCGGGTCAGAGACCTGTGTCAAAGAGCTGAATACCAAACGCCCTGTGAGCAACCAGGCCAG AAGTGGCAGTGTATTGAGGATCCCACTGGCATACCGAGGCTGTATAAGTGTAAAGGGATGGCGGGTCTCTATGCACCTCATGCTTTGGGTCTGATGGCTGCCAACAGGGGACAGGTCAATGGAGCTCCTTCCACATCGTACCACTGTGATTGTGAGCCCACCGTACCTGTCAAGAGGAAGAAGGCACTCAATAAAAAGA AGTTGAAGACCAAGAAAAGTTTACCGCGTAACCGTTGGGCTCGTTCTGTCTCTTATCACTTGGACTCAAATGTCTACACTCTGGACCTGGAGAAAGGCTACCAGCCCCTCAACCTCAACACCAGCCTCATGCTAGGGAGAAAGCAGGCAGTGTATGGAGAGAATGTTGAGTATAGCGGAATGGGACCAACAGACAACAACTTCAACTCCATCACGCCACCAGCTGCTCTTAAAGTCACCTACAG ATGCTCGATACTGATGAACGACACAGTCAGATGTGATGGTGGACTTTATAAATCTCTACAAGCATGGAAAGATCACAAACTACACATTGAGCATGAG ATTGAGACGTTGCAGACCAAAATAAAGAATCTCAGAGAGGTGAAAGGACATCTAAAGCAGGTTCGACCGAAAGAGTGTGAATGCAACCAAAACAT GTATCAACACAACAATAGGGCACTGTTTAAACTCAAATCAGGCCGGATGCATTCTGTCAA TAAAATGACCTCCAAAGATAAGAAACAGTGGCTGATGAAGGAGCAGAAACGCAGGAAAAAGCTAAGGaagctcctgaagcgcctccgtAATAATGACACTTGCAGCATGCCTGGCCTCACCTGCTTCACCCATGATAACCAGCACTGGCAGACCGCCCCCTTCTGGACAA TGGGGCCATTTTGTGCTTGCACCAGTGCCAACAACAACACTTACTGGTGTCTGAGGACTATAAATGAGACACACAACTTCCTATTCTGTGAATTTGCCACTGGCTTCCTTGAGTATTTTGATCTGAACAAAGACCCTTATCAG CTGATAAATGCTGTGAGCATGCTCGATCGTGATGCAGTGAATCACATGCACCAGCAGCTCATGAAACTGCGCAGCTGCAAAGGTCACAAAGAGTGCGATCAGGAGATGG GTGGTAAAGAAAGAAACTCTTTGTACGATTACAG GCCTCTTCATCGTCGAAAGAGGCCAAAAGTGAAGAAACCTTCCTCCAAATCAAT GGGCCAAATTTGGGAAGGATGGGTAGGTTAG